Proteins encoded together in one Arvicanthis niloticus isolate mArvNil1 chromosome 7, mArvNil1.pat.X, whole genome shotgun sequence window:
- the Bst1 gene encoding ADP-ribosyl cyclase/cyclic ADP-ribose hydrolase 2 codes for MALQGCALSLWLWRWLSLLLPALLGLRAAGARWSGEGTTPHLQSIFLGRCAEYTTLLSLQPGNKNCTAIWEAFKVVLDKDPCSVLPSDYDLFINLSRHSIPRDKSLFWENNHLLVMSYAENTRRLMPLCDVLYGKVGDFLSWCRQENASGLDYQSCPTSEDCENNAVDSYWKSASMQYSRDSSGVINVMLNGSEPKGAYPTKGFFADFEIPYLQKDKVTRIEIWVMHDVGGPNVESCGEGSVKILEDRLEALGFQHSCINDYPPVKFLMCVDHSTHPDCVMNSASASMRRESSSLHAIGDASLIISLLVALASSSQG; via the exons ATGGCCCTCCAGGGATGCGCGTTGTCTCTGTGGCTGTGGCGGTGGCTGTCCCTCTTGCTGCCTGCGCTGCTGGGGTTGAGAGCTGCTGGAGCGCGCTGGAGTGGGGAGGGTACCACGCCTCACCTACAGAGCATCTTCCTGGGCCGCTGCGCAGAGTACACCACGCTGCTGAGCCTCCAGCCCGG GAACAAAAACTGCACAGCCATCTGGGAGGCCTTCAAGGTGGTGCTGGACAAGGATCCCTGCTCTGTCCTCCCCTCAGACTATGATCTCTTCATTAACCTCTCCAGGCACTCGATTCCCAGGGACAAG TCACTGTTCTGGGAAAATAACCACCTACTCGTTATGAGCTATGCAGAGAACACCCGCCGCCTTATGCCCCTGTGCGACGTTCTGTATGGCAAGGTTGGTGATTTCTTGAGCTGGTGTCGACAGGAAAATGCCTCTG GACTCGATTACCAGTCTTGCCCCACATCAGAAGACTGTGAAAACAATGCTGTGGACTCCTACTGGAAAAGTGCATCCATGCAG TATTCAAGGGACAGTTCAGGGGTGATCAATGTTATGCTGAATGGCTCAGAGCCAAAAGGAGCCTATCCCACGAAAGG GTTTTTTGCAGATTTTGAAATCCCATACTTACAAAAGGACAAAGTCACAAGAATTGAGATCTGGGTCATGCATGACGTTGGAGGACCCAATGT GGAATCCTGTGGCGAAGGCAGTGTGAAGATCCTGGAGGACAGACTGGAGGCCCTGGGGTTCCAGCACAGCTGTATCAATGACTACCC ACCAGTGAAGTTCTTAATGTGTGTGGACCACAGCACTCACCCCGACTGTGTCATGAACTC agcCTCAGCATCTATGCGGAGGGAGAGCTCATCTCTCCATGCAATAGGAGATGCCAGCCTTATCATCTCTCTCTTGGTAGCTTTGGCTTCAAGTTCTCAAGGGTGA